From Impatiens glandulifera chromosome 7, dImpGla2.1, whole genome shotgun sequence:
tttcttatttaatagaATAGTATTCATCTTTTTAGTTTAGTATTAGtcttattaaatgaaattatgaaaGATTATACTTCTAGTTATGTAATTTTACTTGtttgtagatgatatcattctATATAAGACAGCTTATAGATCGAAATGCCATATATGAATGATTTAGACATGAATAAGTGAAAGGAAATGTGGGGATGTATATGTTGAGGTCAAGAGTAATCTAGATATGACTGATCTAGATAAGGTCTTGTTAAGTGgtgtttaatttgataaatcaaatggccattattttcttggtatatatatatatatatatacatatattttatttcattccaCAGATTTTAGAGCAGTAATTGAAGAGTTTGTTGATTTCTTTTAAATGAGTTCAAACTCCAACAAATCACCATAACATAGTCCACACAATTCCATAAGATTTGTTTTTAGTGCGATTTGAATTGATTAATTCTAATCGAATTGATAAAATCCAACTGAGATAGTTTTTACCTAGTTGAACTGAATTGTGTAGAATAAGGGGATCTCTATTGTACataaatgatttgattatttgGGTTTTGTGCAGGaattaatgatgatgataatgggATGATTTATATGATTTGATTTGAATGTGATTATGTGTGTTTTGTGCAGATGATTCTTAAAGCCATAACGGATTTAAATGAGGAAACGGGCTCTTCAGAAGAGGCAATATCGAATTTCATGAAAACTGAGTACAAGACTCTGCCATGGGCTCATTCTACTATTCTTAGGCATCACTTAAGAAATCTTTGTGAGACTGGCGAAATTGTAATTACCGATGAAATGCTCTTTATGCTACCTAAAGATCCAGCTGAGACAAACCTCACCCTAGATCATTCAAGGGAGCAACAACATGGTAAACAGGTTCTATCCCCTAAAAGGAATAATGCTGAGAAAGTACACAAACTGAATAAAAATTGGGGAATGGGTGTGTTTCAAATGGAAAAGGAACATCACAGGCCGAAAATTATACTTAAGTTTAAATGTCCGAATTTAGATAAACCCGATGGTTCACAGGGATATGAAGAACAGGTAAGCTTTGCAACGACATTATCACTGTATAATTGCTGCAATGTTCTTTTTAATGTATTTCATACATGACTTTCCATTTATTACAGTTAGGGCGTGGGCAACGTAATAAGGGTAAAAGGCGcaaatcttttttttgtttggacCAAAGGTCTCTAGAATGTCCAACTCCTCGTAAACAAAGGAGTAAAAGACCTGCAAGATTTATAAACCCTACCCAAAGAAATGAGGTAAATACCAGCTGACTTGGTCTCAATTTGTTTTATATCAGAAAAATCTATATTTGTTATGTTCATCAGaggaaaaagttttttttttgtttatggatcTTTATTGAATTGAGAAGTTATCTATGCGGATCTagaaaaagtgtttccaaatggtgTATTAATtgaatcatgatccaaattGAAATCTGATAATGATTGAGATTTCATtttaccaaacacaaaattaacttataaattgTCATATGATTACAGTAATTTATCATTTCTAATGAAAACATTATTGCTATATATTTCATTCCCTGGCAGGCCTTCCAGTTTGGAGGAGAAAGGAAGTATACTCGGTTTTTGCTGCCACATGAATCCAATGAAGACAAACCTTTAGAAACGGCCAGGATTTCGTTGCCAGCTACTCGTCCTCAAGGGAAACCTCCAAAGTGCAAATTGATGAATGATGGAGAACCGAAGTTTTCTGCAACGATACCAGAAGGGATAATTATTGCATTACCTGCACAGCCCAAGAAGCAGGTGAAGCTAATGAGGCAGAGCTTGAAAATGTAAGTTGATGTATCATTTTGGTAGTTGATTATGAGGCTGGTAAGATTTTGAGGTAAAAAATGGATGAATGGAGATACTTTTTCCCTTAGTTTAAAACAAGTACTATCACTATTCTTGTTTTGATTTGAGCTTAGAACTAGTCTCTTTGTTCATATTGGCTTCTCTTGGTTAGACAAGTTAAATGTCATTGAGTGGATATTTTTTGCTCAAGATGTTGTACTTTTGGTTTGTATTGGTCGAAAGAACCCATGATTGCATCTTTATTGTTAtaagtaattttcttttacatAGATCTGTGTTGATTTGGAAGATATAGTAGAGAAGATTGAATTAATcagattataatgtttaaatatataatatagtattaCATGGTTACCATTGCAACTACTTATGAATTTAATCTATAAATCATTTTCTTCTAAATTGTACTTCTAATTACTTTAATTAAACAACAAGTTTGTTAGTAAAAGATATTAACTAGTCATATTTGATCCAATTGAGAAATACCCAAGCACATATCATATTTTCAGATATTTATTGATATACTTATCTAATACAATGTGTCACTTGgtgtaaatgtatttttattgaatGAGACCACAAGAtcctaattttataatatatatttattttatttttaatattggtattgttataatttaattttggtaATTCTAATTTGGTGACAATTGATTGtcttctaatatttaatttttgatttgtAATAGTAATGAGGTTGTTATcttattaaaacaaaagttcAGCTTAGAAATCGTATATATGCTATTGGTTGGCTAAAtaagttagatttttttaacttatcAGTGTGTTTTACGAAATTAgtcttcatatattttttataatttgaaattgatttgctttttttacataattataatttatattaattataaatttaaaaagttttagaTTAGCGGGTCTTACACTCTAGTTTACGAGACAAAACGGATCGGGTGGATCGGGTTAAAGAATCTGTTAACCCGGGAAtcatattaacaaattatgaaataatatgaagagtcaccgactaaaaaattatattaaagaaattataCTAAAGGAAATAAggagtattttttaaaattattagtctccatgtttattaaattgattttaaaatatctttttaattttgattaaaatatataatttttatcttctctccatatttattatatacatcattattttaattttttttaatttaatataattatatattaaaatttaaaaatatttttaccttaatctttaattaaaatttctaaataatttat
This genomic window contains:
- the LOC124909813 gene encoding uncharacterized protein LOC124909813, with translation MEERDWKNFKSLVMKAAGLDKEDVPESRKIRIENRLRELFPAIRNVPDNPTYASMILKAITDLNEETGSSEEAISNFMKTEYKTLPWAHSTILRHHLRNLCETGEIVITDEMLFMLPKDPAETNLTLDHSREQQHGKQVLSPKRNNAEKVHKLNKNWGMGVFQMEKEHHRPKIILKFKCPNLDKPDGSQGYEEQLGRGQRNKGKRRKSFFCLDQRSLECPTPRKQRSKRPARFINPTQRNEAFQFGGERKYTRFLLPHESNEDKPLETARISLPATRPQGKPPKCKLMNDGEPKFSATIPEGIIIALPAQPKKQVKLMRQSLKM